CGCCAAAGGCCTGCAGGCCGGCTACTTCAAACTGCCCACTGCCGTGCAGTCCGTGAAGACTCCGCCGCTAAAGGGCAAGGTGACTGGGCTGACGGAAACCTTCGACACCATGAGTCCCGGCTTGAAGGACAACCCCTTCTGGCAGCGCCTCAACGCCAAGCTCGGCGGCGACCTGGAACTGCAGATCGCCGAGGACATTGGAGACGGCTATCCGGCCAAGTTCGCCACTGTCCTGGCAAGCAACGAACTGCCGGACATGATGTGGGTTCCGCCCAACCAAGGCATCCCCAACGTTGGCCCCATGCTTGAAGCCAAGTTCCAGGACCTGACGCCGTATCTCTCAGGTGACGCCGTCCTCGAGTACCCCAACCTGGCCGCACTCAAGCCCGATTCCTGGAAGACCGCCGTCGTGAACGGCAAGATTTGGGGAGCGCCCATCCCGAGCACCCCGTTCGGCCAGGTGTACGTGGGCAATCACGATGTCTGGGCCCAAGTAGGTGGTTTCGAGGCTTCGAGCGCGGACGAATTCCTGGACAAGGCCAAGGAACTGACGCGTCCGGGCGATCAGAAGTACGCCCTTGAGCCGGCCTACATCAACGCTCTCCACATGGTTACTGAATGGTTTGGCGCACCGAACAGCTGGGCCGTCAACAAGGACCGTACCTTGACGCATTTGTATGAAACGGACGAGTACATGGCTGGCGTGGAATTCACCGCCAAGATGTTCGCGGCCGGCGTCTTCTACCCGGACTCCAAAGCCACGGACATTCGCTCCCGGGTTGCCAACGGCAGTGTTGCGGCACAGGTGGTAGTGGGCCCCCACGACATCCGAAGCTACCGGGCGTTGAACAAGACCGCCAAGTTCGACATCCTCGTTCCGTTCAGCGCCGACGGGAAGGTCAAGCCAACCTACGACATGGGCTACGGCACGGTCGGTTTCACGCCGTTCAAGAAGGCTGAGGAAGGCAAGATCCGCGAACTCCTGGCCCTCATCAACTACCTCTCGGCACCGTTCGGCACCGTGGAGTACATGCAGAAGAACTTCGGCGAGCTCGGCGAGGACTACACCCTGGACGGCTCGGGCAACCCGGTCCGCACGGAGACTGGAACCACCAATGCGCCGGGCTTGGTTTCGGCGCTGAACATCATGTCCAGCCCCGAAAACGTCATCTTCAACCCCGGCTTCGACGACGACACCCGCTATGTCAGCCAGCAGGAAGAGAAACTGCTGGAGCTCGCGTGGCGCAACCCCACCAACGGTTCCTATTCCGATACGAACGCCAAGGTCGGAGCGAAAATCACCAAGCAGTTGCGGGACAAGGTTGTGGACATCATTACCGGCCGCGCCAAGATCGACGAACTCAAGGACGCGGTCAAGCGCTGGAAGAGCGAAGGTGGCGACAAGATGCGCGACGAATACCAGGCCGCGTTGGATCCCAACGCTCCCGTGTTCAGGAGCTAGCCTCAAAAAACCAGACGAAAAAAGACACAACAAGCAGGGGGAAATCATGGCAAAAGCGACTAACACCGGAGTCCGGCCCACCATTCGCATGGTGGCCGAACTCGCAGGTGTTTCCACGGCCACGGTTTCCTACGTGTTGTCCGGCCGTCGGGGGGATGCGGGACCAGGAGTTTCGGACCCGACGGCGGAAAAGGTCAAGGCAGCTGCCGAGCGGCTTGGCTACCGCCCCAACCAGGCCGCGCGGGCTATCCGGACGGGGCGAACCAACACCGTGATCCTGTCCTTGACCATGCTTTCGGATCCGTGGTCACTGTCCGTCATTGATGCGGTGCAACGGGCCGCCGCTCCGTACGGGATTACCCCGATGATCCTTGGCGACGCCGATTGGGTGAAGGTCCTCGG
This window of the Arthrobacter sp. StoSoilB5 genome carries:
- a CDS encoding sugar ABC transporter substrate-binding protein codes for the protein MTSTTSGQAGFSRRGFLGLAGLAVTAVGLSACGGGGAAGSGGAAASASVKLPTYKEFIGVTPDLAGNAKGLQAGYFKLPTAVQSVKTPPLKGKVTGLTETFDTMSPGLKDNPFWQRLNAKLGGDLELQIAEDIGDGYPAKFATVLASNELPDMMWVPPNQGIPNVGPMLEAKFQDLTPYLSGDAVLEYPNLAALKPDSWKTAVVNGKIWGAPIPSTPFGQVYVGNHDVWAQVGGFEASSADEFLDKAKELTRPGDQKYALEPAYINALHMVTEWFGAPNSWAVNKDRTLTHLYETDEYMAGVEFTAKMFAAGVFYPDSKATDIRSRVANGSVAAQVVVGPHDIRSYRALNKTAKFDILVPFSADGKVKPTYDMGYGTVGFTPFKKAEEGKIRELLALINYLSAPFGTVEYMQKNFGELGEDYTLDGSGNPVRTETGTTNAPGLVSALNIMSSPENVIFNPGFDDDTRYVSQQEEKLLELAWRNPTNGSYSDTNAKVGAKITKQLRDKVVDIITGRAKIDELKDAVKRWKSEGGDKMRDEYQAALDPNAPVFRS